A stretch of the Vigna radiata var. radiata cultivar VC1973A chromosome 7, Vradiata_ver6, whole genome shotgun sequence genome encodes the following:
- the LOC106767528 gene encoding protein MIZU-KUSSEI 1, which translates to MARITKKQLNKPKSPTYLSPTVKRRNQIHTLSVSLSPSLSLLSDLPLKLVLPSHIKAPVMDTTSTPQPQDSSSKRHFHWTNKVGNEDIQVPPSSETMSKIIEEDTNTKGKHEQEQDDKGLPLPASATTSQRRKLQAVAISRLRSVLTVFGKNRSNLPFGLGSRVVGTLFGYRRGHVHFAFQKDPTSQPAFLIELATPITGLVREMASGLVRIALECDKDKESEKKSLRLLQESVWRTYCNGKKCGFATRRECGAKDWEILKAVEPISMGAGVLPVSNNSDGGDGEVMYMRARFERIVGSRDSEAFYMMNPDSNGAPELSIYLLRV; encoded by the coding sequence atGGCTAGAAtaacaaagaaacaattaaataaaccTAAAAGCCCAACATATCTATCCCCAACAGTAAAAAGAAGAAACCAGATTCATACTCTCTCCGTCTCTCTGTCTCCCTCCCTCTCTCTACTATCTGACCTTCCTTTAAAGCTTGTTCTTCCTTCTCATATTAAGGCACCAGTCATGGATACAACCTCAACCCCTCAACCTCAAGACTCATCCTCCAAGAGGCATTTCCATTGGACCAACAAGGTTGGAAATGAAGACATCCAAGTCCCCCCCTCCTCTGAAACAATGTCCAAAATCATAGAGGAAGACACAAACACAAAGGGAAAACACGAACAAGAACAAGATGACAAGGGTCTTCCACTCCCAGCCTCTGCAACCACTTCCCAAAGAAGAAAGCTTCAGGCTGTGGCAATCTCAAGGCTCCGCTCCGTCCTCACCGTGTTCGGCAAGAACCGCTCCAACCTTCCCTTCGGCCTCGGTTCTCGAGTGGTCGGCACCCTCTTCGGCTACCGTCGCGGCCATGTCCACTTCGCCTTCCAGAAGGACCCAACTTCCCAACCCGCTTTCCTCATCGAGCTTGCAACACCCATAACCGGTTTGGTTCGTGAAATGGCTTCTGGGCTGGTCCGAATCGCGCTGGAATGCGACAAGGACAAAGAGTCAGAGAAGAAGAGCTTGAGGTTGCTTCAGGAGTCCGTGTGGAGGACCTACTGCAACGGCAAAAAGTGTGGCTTTGCCACCAGAAGAGAATGTGGAGCGAAAGACTGGGAAATCCTGAAGGCCGTGGAGCCAATTTCAATGGGTGCGGGTGTTCTGCCAGTGAGTAATAACAGCGATGGAGGTGATGGGGAGGTGATGTACATGAGGGCTAGGTTTGAGAGAATTGTTGGGTCCAGAGACTCTGAGGCTTTCTACATGATGAATCCTGACAGCAATGGAGCACCTGAGCTCAGTATTTATTTGCTTAGAGTCTAG
- the LOC106765706 gene encoding kinesin-like protein KIN-8A has protein sequence MPVSTRSQICGEAEPNPSTATRLRNPHHGLKEKLRTLTLLYEQQKQASVSLKNASFRFPEKTVMRENAMPNTVVTRTFVLPQPPSNDDDAKENAIIGADRIVGFSCPRKTTTDNNVSVSCSATVARKLSMQEPERVDAVSEKQGKVGSRIMVFVRLRPMNKKEKESGSRCCVRVVNRRDVYLTEFANENDYLRLNRLRGRHFTFDAAFPDSASQQEVYSTSTSELVEAVLQGRNGSVFCYGATGAGKTYTMLGTVENPGVMVLAIKDLFSKIRQRSCDGNHVVHLSYLEVYNETVRDLLSPGRPLVLREDKQGIVAAGLTQYSAYSTDEVMALLQQGNQNRTTEPTRANETSSRSHAILQVVVEYRVRDAAMNVINRVGKLSLIDLAGSERALATDQRTLRSLEGANINRSLLALSSCINALVEGKKHIPYRNSKLTQLLKDSLGGACNTVMIANISPSNFSFGETQNTVHWADRAKEIRLKVTDANEDQLPEPEIESDQTKLVLELQKENRELRIQLTQHQQKMLTLEAQSLASHSSPTLPSAERLSTPTSAQPVEKRRSRSSFLAGTCFTPETKKKGAELAIKTLQRTVKTLEAEIERMKKDHKLQLKQKDDIIRELSQNGVRQTLTAGETGKGVVTRASLRPKEQNNSEIKSPSQRFRSPAPTAKKRTFWDITTNNSPSVTTLNGRKTRSHVLAEPTAPPPSMLLQPGFARQKANI, from the exons ATGCCGGTTTCAACACGGTCTCAGATATGCGGGGAAGCGGAACCGAACCCATCGACGGCGACACGGCTGAGAAACCCACACCATGGGCTGAAGGAGAAGCTCAGAACGCTGACCCTTTTGTACGAGCAGCAGAAGCAAGCCTCGGTGTCTCTCAAGAACGCGTCTTTCAGGTTCCCTGAGAAGACAGTCATGCGAGAGAACGCAATGCCCAACACCGTCGTCACAAGAACCTTCGTGCTCCCCCAACCTCCCTCAAATGACGATGATGCCAAGGAAAACGCCATCATAGGCGCAGATCGCATTGTGGGGTTTTCGTGTCCCAGAAAAACGACAACAGATAATAATGTTTCCGTTTCTTGTTCTGCCACGGTGGCGCGGAAGCTCTCGATGCAGGAACCGGAGAGAGTGGATGCGGTTTCAGAGAAGCAAGGGAAAGTGGGAAGCAGGATAATGGTTTTCGTGAGGTTGAGACCGATGAATAAGAAGGAGAAGGAATCGGGTTCACGGTGCTGCGTCAGAGTTGTTAATCGCCGTGACGTTTACCTCACAGAATTTGCCAACGAAAACGATTATCTCAGACTTAATAGGCTTCGAGGACGCCACTTTACCTTCGATGCTGCGTTTCCAGATTCCGCTTCTCAGCAAGAAGTTTATTCCACATC gACTTCAGAGCTTGTTGAAGCGGTTTTGCAAGGGAGGAATGGGTCGGTTTTTTGTTATGGTGCAACAGGAGCTGGGAAGACTTACACAATGCTTGGGACGGTGGAGAATCCTGGGGTTATGGTTTTGGCTATTAAGGATCTTTTCAGTAAAATCAGGCAGCGGAGCTGTGATGGAAACCATGTTGTTCATCTGTCCTATCTTGAGGTTTATAACGAAACTGTTAGGGATTTGCTTTCACCTGGAAGACCTCTGGTTCTTAGAGAAGATAAACAG GGGATTGTGGCAGCAGGTCTTACACAATATAGTGCGTATTCAACTGATGAA GTGATGGCATTGCTTCAACAAGGAAATCAGAACCGAACCACAGAACCAACTCGTGCAAATGAAACATCTTCCCGTTCCCATGCAATTTTGCAG GTCGTGGTGGAATACCGAGTTAGAGATGCCGCAATGAATGTTATTAACCGAGTGGGTAAGCTCTCATTAATTGATCTTGCAGGGTCTGAGAGAGCTCTCGCTACGGATCAAAGAACACTTAGATCTCTTGAGGGTGCCAATATAAACCGGTCTCTTCTTGCACTAAGCAGCTGTATTAATGCTCTAGTTGAAGGCAAGAAACATATCCCATACAGAAACTCAAAACTCACTCAGCTTCTCAAGGATTCACTAGGAGGAGCTTGTAACACAGTCATGATTGCAAACATAAGTCCAAGTAACTTCTCATTTGGTGAAACTCAGAATACAGTTCATTGGGCTGATAGAGCCAAGGAGATTCGACTAAAG GTAACCGATGCAAATGAGGATCAATTGCCAGAGCCTGAGATAGAATCTGACCAAACCAAGCTGGTACTTGAGCTGCAAAAGGAGAATCGTGAGTTAAGAATACAACTAACACAACATCAGCAGAAGATGTTGACTCTCGAAGCACAATCCTTAGCTTCGCATTCCTCCCCAACACTACCTTCAGCCGAACGTCTATCCACTCCAACTTCTGCCCAACCAGTTGAAAAACGAAGGAGTAGATCCTCATTCTTGGCGGGAACTTGTTTCACTCCAGAAACCAAGAAGAAGGGAGCTGAACTAGCCATCAAGACACTTCAACGAACTGTAAAAACACTAGAGGCAGAGATTGAGAGAATGAAGAAGGATCACAAATTGCAGCTAAAGCAAAAAGATGATATTATCCGAGAGCTTTCACAAAACGGTGTTAGACAAACATTAACAGCTGGGGAAACGGGGAAGGGAGTGGTGACCAGGGCTAGCCTACGGCCAAAGGAACAAAACAATAGTGAGATAAAGAGTCCAAGTCAACGTTTTAGATCACCTGCACCCACTGCCAAGAAACGAACGTTTTGGGACATAACAACAAATAATAGTCCATCGGTTACTACATTAAATGGTCGAAAAACTAGAAGTCATGTCCTTGCTGAACCTACGGCTCCTCCTCCATCCATGCTTCTCCAG CCTGGTTTTGCTCGTCAAAAAGCCAATATTTAA